One region of Oxalobacteraceae bacterium OTU3CAMAD1 genomic DNA includes:
- a CDS encoding flavin monoamine oxidase family protein: MESKTVKPFKPFSSFTRRDFLYRAAAVGGTGLLLNTMNAWGMGIGSTSSAPPVLSGSGKGKKVVILGAGLAGLTAAYELGKLGYQCQILEARAFAGGRCQTARKGFSLTELGGDKQTCAFDEGQYINHGPWRIPLHHQSTLHYTRLFEVPLEVMVNENDHSYVYSENAGPFAGKRMRIKEIKADMRGHVDEMLAKSIKNNQLDAELTADDKRLLLDYLAHEGQLAGADLKYKGRTGRGFAVYPGAGTEPGPGKQSDPLGFKDLLASKLGNVYSAVQDFPMQATMFQPVGGMDAIPKAFEKRVGKTIRYRAEVQTIRQNDKGVTIAFKDTATGKASSVTADYCLCTIPLSVLRQIDTDFSDTFKKAVATVAYAPVGKIGLQMKRRFWEEDDHIYGGHVLTDIKGINTISMPSYGWQKKKGVLLGYYQYQTAAIEVSALTPTERAEFAVAAGQKIFPQYRDEYENAFSVAWHRVQYNLGGWAEWTEKTRAAAYPTLLEGEGRIMLAGEHLSYLTGWQAGAIESAWQQIAKIHARASA; encoded by the coding sequence ATGGAAAGCAAAACAGTAAAACCGTTTAAACCGTTTAGTTCATTTACCCGTAGGGACTTTCTGTACCGGGCCGCCGCCGTCGGCGGCACCGGCCTGCTGTTAAACACCATGAACGCCTGGGGCATGGGCATCGGCTCGACGTCCTCGGCGCCGCCGGTCCTCAGCGGCAGCGGCAAGGGCAAGAAGGTGGTGATCCTCGGCGCCGGCCTGGCCGGACTGACCGCCGCCTACGAGTTGGGCAAGCTCGGTTACCAGTGCCAGATACTCGAGGCGCGCGCGTTCGCCGGCGGCCGTTGCCAGACCGCCCGCAAGGGCTTCAGTCTGACCGAGTTGGGCGGCGACAAACAGACCTGCGCCTTCGACGAGGGCCAATACATCAACCACGGCCCGTGGCGCATCCCGCTGCACCACCAGTCGACCCTGCATTACACGCGCCTGTTCGAGGTGCCGCTGGAGGTGATGGTCAACGAGAACGACCACTCCTATGTGTACTCCGAAAACGCCGGCCCCTTCGCCGGCAAGCGCATGCGCATCAAGGAGATCAAGGCCGACATGCGCGGCCACGTCGACGAGATGCTGGCCAAGTCGATCAAGAACAACCAGCTCGACGCCGAGCTGACCGCCGACGACAAGCGCCTGCTGCTGGACTACCTGGCGCACGAGGGCCAACTGGCCGGCGCCGACCTGAAATACAAGGGACGCACCGGACGCGGTTTCGCCGTCTATCCGGGCGCCGGCACGGAGCCGGGTCCGGGCAAGCAGTCCGACCCGCTGGGCTTCAAAGACCTGCTGGCGTCCAAGCTGGGCAACGTCTACAGCGCCGTGCAGGACTTCCCGATGCAGGCGACCATGTTCCAGCCGGTCGGCGGCATGGACGCGATCCCGAAGGCGTTTGAAAAGCGCGTCGGCAAAACCATCCGCTACCGCGCCGAGGTGCAGACCATCCGCCAGAACGACAAGGGCGTGACCATCGCCTTCAAGGACACGGCCACCGGCAAGGCCTCCAGCGTGACGGCCGACTACTGCCTGTGCACCATCCCGCTGTCGGTGCTGCGCCAGATCGACACCGATTTCTCCGACACGTTCAAGAAGGCCGTCGCCACGGTGGCCTACGCGCCGGTCGGCAAGATCGGCCTGCAGATGAAGCGCCGCTTCTGGGAGGAGGACGACCATATCTACGGCGGCCACGTGCTCACCGACATCAAGGGCATCAACACCATCTCGATGCCGTCGTACGGCTGGCAGAAGAAGAAGGGCGTGCTGCTCGGCTATTACCAGTACCAGACGGCCGCCATCGAGGTCAGCGCGCTGACGCCCACCGAGCGCGCCGAATTTGCCGTCGCCGCCGGCCAGAAAATCTTCCCGCAGTACCGCGACGAATACGAGAACGCGTTCTCGGTGGCGTGGCACCGCGTGCAGTACAACCTGGGCGGCTGGGCCGAGTGGACCGAGAAGACCCGCGCCGCCGCCTATCCGACCCTGCTCGAGGGCGAGGGCAGGATCATGCTCGCCGGCGAGCACCTGAGCTACCTGACCGGCTGGCAGGCCGGCGCCATCGAATCGGCCTGGCAGCAGATCGCCAAGATCCATGCGAGGGCCAGCGCATGA
- a CDS encoding RidA family protein: MTKASSNALTKSFAALLIPAAIGLLSASPAMAAAKAKVEKVEEKADIVRHKIPNSDFPIALAVTIPPTATIHFISGQVPAVIDKTAAPDSLAAFGDTKAQTETVLKKIKEILEGMKLEMSDVVKMQVFLVGDPAKGGKGDTKGFMEAYTQYFGGAQPNLPARAVVQVAGLSNPGWLVEIEVVAAKK, encoded by the coding sequence ATGACCAAAGCATCTAGCAACGCATTGACCAAATCCTTCGCCGCATTGTTGATCCCCGCCGCCATCGGCCTGCTGTCGGCATCGCCGGCGATGGCCGCCGCCAAGGCCAAGGTGGAGAAGGTGGAGGAAAAGGCCGACATCGTCCGCCACAAGATTCCAAACTCCGACTTCCCGATCGCGCTCGCGGTGACGATCCCGCCGACGGCCACCATCCACTTCATCAGCGGCCAGGTGCCGGCGGTGATCGACAAGACCGCCGCGCCGGATTCGCTGGCCGCCTTCGGCGACACCAAGGCGCAGACCGAGACGGTGCTCAAGAAGATCAAGGAGATCCTCGAGGGCATGAAGCTGGAGATGTCCGACGTCGTCAAGATGCAGGTGTTCCTGGTCGGCGATCCGGCCAAGGGCGGCAAGGGCGACACCAAGGGCTTCATGGAAGCCTACACCCAATACTTCGGCGGCGCCCAGCCCAACCTGCCGGCGCGCGCCGTGGTGCAGGTGGCCGGCTTGAGCAACCCGGGCTGGCTGGTCGAGATCGAGGTGGTCGCCGCCAAAAAATAA
- a CDS encoding DEAD/DEAH box helicase, translated as MSDTPTSPITLFTDLNLSAPLIKALKDVGYESPSPIQAATIPSLLDNLDVLGQAQTGTGKTAAFALPILSRIDIKQTTPQALVLAPTRELAIQVAEAFQTYAAHIPGFHVLPIYGGQSYGPQLSALRRGVHVVVGTPGRVIDHLDKGSLDLSKLKTLVLDEADEMLRMGFIDDVERILQETPDSRQTALFSATMPSAIRRIANTYLRSPKEITVAAKTGTAENIRQRYWLVSGMHKLDALTRILEAENFDGMIIFSRTKLGTEELASKLQARGFSAAAINGDVQQQQRERTIQQLKDGKIDILVATDVAARGLDVERISHVVNYDVPHDPESYTHRIGRTGRAGRSGEAILFITPREKNLLKSIERATRQPIGMLELPTIQAVNDVRIAKFKSQISETLAQGELEQFQSLIEDFEREQNIPAIEIAAALAKMARGDVPLLLDKKQQTAAATWDERPGRQVGFERHDRGDRPDRGDRGDRFERGDRAERPDRSDKFPKKERVVRAADPGMQTFRIEVGYQHGVKPGNIVGAIANEGGIDSKHIGRIEIYDDYSVLDMPDNLTGDVLDHLAGIKVAGQQLRIGRDNGDAAPAASAPASAPAPARPAPAKAAAPARAPAADKPVADKPAASPLARAARVDAAELDDAAPKKKKEKPGKVTLPMSAFRIEVGSNNAATPSNIVGAIANEAGLEAKHIGRIEIFDTYSMVELPDGMPDELFKHLGKVWVGGAQLKISHADRMPPESGKSTPPKKKPAGKKY; from the coding sequence ATGTCTGACACCCCAACCTCCCCCATCACCCTTTTCACCGATCTGAATCTGAGCGCGCCGCTGATCAAGGCCCTCAAGGACGTCGGCTACGAGTCGCCTTCGCCGATCCAGGCCGCCACCATTCCTTCGCTGCTCGATAACCTCGACGTGCTGGGCCAGGCGCAGACCGGCACCGGCAAGACCGCCGCCTTCGCGCTGCCGATCCTGTCGCGCATCGACATCAAGCAAACCACGCCGCAGGCGCTGGTGCTGGCGCCGACCCGCGAGCTGGCGATCCAGGTGGCCGAGGCCTTCCAGACCTATGCCGCGCACATCCCCGGCTTCCACGTGCTGCCGATCTACGGCGGCCAAAGCTACGGTCCGCAGCTGTCGGCGCTGCGCCGCGGCGTGCACGTCGTCGTCGGCACCCCGGGCCGCGTCATCGATCACCTGGACAAGGGTTCGCTCGACCTGTCGAAGCTGAAAACGCTGGTGCTCGACGAGGCCGACGAGATGCTGCGCATGGGCTTTATCGACGACGTCGAGCGCATCCTGCAGGAGACGCCCGACAGCCGCCAGACCGCGCTGTTCTCGGCGACGATGCCATCGGCGATCCGCCGCATCGCCAACACCTATCTGCGCAGCCCCAAGGAAATCACCGTCGCCGCCAAGACCGGCACCGCCGAAAACATCCGCCAGCGCTATTGGCTGGTGTCGGGCATGCACAAGCTCGACGCGCTGACCCGCATCCTGGAAGCTGAAAACTTCGACGGCATGATCATCTTCTCGCGCACCAAGCTCGGTACCGAGGAACTGGCCAGCAAGCTGCAGGCGCGCGGCTTCTCGGCCGCCGCCATCAACGGCGACGTCCAGCAGCAGCAGCGCGAGCGCACGATCCAGCAGCTCAAGGACGGCAAGATCGACATCCTGGTCGCCACCGACGTCGCCGCGCGCGGCCTGGACGTCGAGCGCATCAGCCACGTGGTCAACTACGACGTGCCGCACGATCCGGAAAGCTACACCCACCGCATCGGCCGCACCGGCCGCGCCGGCCGCAGCGGCGAGGCGATCCTGTTCATCACGCCGCGCGAGAAGAACCTGCTCAAATCGATCGAGCGCGCCACGCGCCAGCCGATCGGCATGCTCGAGCTGCCGACCATCCAGGCGGTCAACGACGTGCGCATCGCCAAATTCAAGTCGCAGATCAGCGAAACCCTGGCCCAGGGCGAGCTGGAACAGTTCCAGTCGCTGATCGAGGACTTCGAGCGCGAACAGAACATCCCGGCGATCGAGATCGCCGCCGCGCTGGCCAAGATGGCGCGCGGCGACGTGCCGCTGCTGCTCGATAAGAAGCAGCAGACCGCCGCCGCCACCTGGGACGAGCGGCCGGGCCGCCAGGTCGGCTTCGAGCGCCATGACCGTGGCGACCGTCCCGATCGCGGCGACCGTGGTGACCGGTTCGAGCGTGGCGACCGCGCCGAGCGTCCCGACCGCAGCGACAAATTCCCGAAAAAGGAGCGCGTGGTGCGCGCCGCCGATCCGGGCATGCAGACCTTCCGCATCGAAGTCGGTTACCAGCACGGCGTCAAGCCGGGTAACATCGTCGGCGCCATCGCCAACGAGGGCGGCATCGACTCCAAGCATATCGGCCGCATCGAGATCTACGACGACTACAGCGTGCTCGATATGCCCGACAACCTGACCGGCGACGTGCTCGATCACCTGGCCGGCATCAAGGTCGCCGGCCAGCAGCTGCGCATCGGCCGCGATAACGGCGACGCCGCCCCTGCGGCATCGGCGCCAGCTTCGGCCCCGGCTCCGGCCCGTCCGGCGCCGGCCAAAGCCGCCGCCCCGGCCAGGGCGCCCGCCGCCGACAAGCCGGTCGCCGACAAGCCGGCCGCCTCGCCGCTGGCGCGCGCCGCCCGCGTCGACGCCGCTGAACTGGACGACGCCGCGCCGAAGAAGAAAAAGGAAAAGCCGGGCAAGGTCACCCTGCCGATGAGCGCCTTCCGCATCGAAGTGGGCAGCAACAACGCCGCCACCCCGTCCAACATCGTCGGCGCCATCGCCAACGAGGCCGGACTGGAAGCCAAGCACATCGGCCGCATCGAGATCTTCGACACCTACAGCATGGTTGAGTTGCCTGACGGCATGCCAGACGAGTTGTTCAAGCACCTCGGCAAGGTCTGGGTCGGCGGCGCGCAGCTGAAAATCAGTCATGCGGACCGTATGCCGCCGGAATCGGGCAAGTCCACGCCGCCGAAGAAAAAACCGGCCGGCAAGAAATACTAA
- a CDS encoding Mu transposase C-terminal domain-containing protein: MLLRNDLLHYTHPSPRTVRILWIAPEQSHAYVFDVAARSADVELVQLSVLHADIRAGRASVLPADPYLMVVSQDLLPPKHLQLRARAWEIIEPLVALEPGIYEARQRGQLIARATGAHGVSHPTIYRYLRRYWQRGQTPNALLPDYCNSGGKGKVRQASAGVKRGRPRKNGADAGPGLNADEEIRRTFRVAIARYAAGHAKFSRLGAYEQMLDEFFVERRIDEESGRVLTTPAGRSAVLPTFGQFNYWLDHDDDRPPEVARRGDGAAAFWPPAATAPVSNAPAAVIGQPAALTPQALPPGRPGAGFYLDAVCAEVRLVSRADRRQSIGRPRIYLAIDSFSRLVTGVYIGLGPASWPQAMLALANCGADKQRYSQQFGRRIEAAQWPCRHLPETLFANAALTAGLERGEGGMAPALLNNFNLRCVAVDDGPGDWKAVLEKRFRLLAPDDEGAPCRLDGVLDLEQFTRIVIDCVLYYNNRHPLRHAGNATPRQLWDWGVAHRGGSLKTYPEHLIRCSLMPVAAAQVGADGIRLFESTYTCARAINERWFDRARLRGHWSVKVAYDPSNLDMIYLLDPAAPMQFHACHLDDACGAQRHLSAEEIARLPRGAASAPVLPARSGAPALVSFAG; encoded by the coding sequence ATGCTACTGCGGAACGACCTGCTGCACTATACGCATCCGTCTCCGCGCACCGTCCGCATCTTGTGGATCGCTCCCGAGCAGAGCCACGCCTATGTCTTCGACGTGGCGGCCCGCTCGGCCGATGTAGAACTTGTCCAACTGTCGGTGCTGCACGCCGACATCCGGGCCGGCCGCGCCAGCGTGCTGCCGGCCGACCCTTATTTAATGGTCGTCAGCCAGGACCTGCTGCCGCCCAAACACCTGCAACTGCGCGCGCGCGCCTGGGAGATCATCGAGCCGCTGGTGGCGCTGGAGCCGGGCATCTACGAGGCCCGCCAGCGCGGCCAGCTGATCGCCCGCGCCACCGGCGCCCACGGCGTCTCGCACCCGACCATCTACCGCTACCTGCGCCGCTACTGGCAGCGCGGCCAGACCCCCAACGCGCTGCTGCCCGATTACTGCAACTCGGGCGGCAAGGGCAAGGTGCGCCAGGCCTCGGCCGGCGTCAAGCGCGGACGCCCGCGCAAGAACGGCGCCGACGCCGGCCCCGGGCTGAACGCCGACGAGGAGATCCGCCGCACCTTCCGCGTCGCCATCGCGCGCTACGCGGCGGGCCACGCCAAGTTCTCGCGCCTGGGCGCCTATGAACAGATGCTCGACGAATTCTTCGTCGAGCGCCGCATCGACGAGGAATCGGGCCGCGTGCTGACCACGCCGGCCGGCCGCAGCGCCGTGCTGCCGACCTTCGGCCAGTTCAACTACTGGCTCGACCACGACGACGACCGTCCGCCCGAGGTGGCGCGCCGCGGCGACGGCGCCGCCGCGTTCTGGCCGCCCGCAGCCACCGCTCCCGTGTCCAACGCGCCCGCCGCCGTGATCGGCCAGCCGGCCGCGCTAACGCCGCAGGCGCTGCCGCCCGGCCGCCCCGGCGCCGGCTTCTATCTCGACGCCGTCTGCGCCGAGGTGCGGCTGGTCTCGCGCGCCGACCGCCGGCAATCGATCGGCCGCCCGCGCATCTACCTGGCGATCGATTCGTTCAGCCGCCTGGTCACCGGCGTCTACATCGGCCTGGGGCCGGCCAGCTGGCCGCAGGCGATGCTGGCGCTGGCCAACTGCGGCGCCGACAAGCAGCGCTACAGCCAGCAGTTCGGCCGCCGCATCGAGGCGGCGCAGTGGCCGTGCCGCCACCTGCCCGAAACCCTGTTCGCCAACGCCGCGTTGACGGCCGGCCTGGAGCGCGGCGAAGGCGGCATGGCCCCGGCCCTGCTCAACAACTTCAACCTGCGCTGCGTCGCCGTCGACGACGGCCCGGGCGACTGGAAGGCGGTGCTGGAAAAGCGTTTCCGCCTGCTCGCGCCGGACGACGAGGGCGCGCCGTGCCGGCTCGACGGCGTGCTCGATCTGGAGCAGTTCACCCGCATCGTCATCGACTGCGTCCTCTATTACAACAACCGCCACCCGCTGCGCCACGCCGGCAACGCCACCCCGCGCCAGTTGTGGGACTGGGGCGTGGCCCATCGCGGCGGCAGCCTCAAAACCTATCCCGAGCACCTGATCCGCTGCAGCCTGATGCCTGTGGCGGCGGCGCAGGTCGGCGCCGACGGCATCCGCCTGTTCGAAAGTACTTACACCTGCGCGCGCGCCATCAACGAGCGCTGGTTCGACCGCGCGCGCTTGCGCGGACACTGGAGCGTCAAGGTCGCCTACGATCCGTCCAACCTGGACATGATCTACCTGCTCGATCCGGCCGCGCCGATGCAGTTCCACGCCTGCCACCTGGACGACGCCTGCGGCGCCCAGCGCCACCTGTCGGCCGAGGAAATCGCCCGCCTGCCACGCGGGGCGGCGTCCGCGCCGGTGCTGCCTGCGCGCAGCGGCGCGCCGGCCCTGGTCAGCTTCGCGGGCTGA
- a CDS encoding cytochrome c, whose protein sequence is MRDTLLKAAMVIVAAFAAAASAPSGAQTTAPDGKALFLKNCAACHQASGKGIPGAFPPLAGSKFVTGDHAEVATVLLKGRGGMPDFSETISDADMAAILTYVRASWGNKADALTEAEVLKLRDALGVAQFGSAEMSNKH, encoded by the coding sequence ATGAGGGACACCTTACTGAAGGCCGCGATGGTGATCGTGGCGGCATTCGCGGCCGCCGCCAGCGCGCCGTCGGGGGCGCAGACCACTGCGCCGGACGGCAAGGCGCTGTTCCTGAAAAACTGCGCGGCCTGCCACCAGGCCAGCGGCAAGGGAATACCCGGCGCATTCCCGCCACTGGCCGGCAGCAAGTTCGTCACCGGCGACCACGCGGAGGTGGCCACGGTGCTGCTCAAGGGCCGTGGCGGCATGCCGGACTTCAGCGAGACCATCAGCGACGCCGACATGGCCGCCATCCTGACCTACGTGCGCGCCAGCTGGGGTAACAAGGCCGACGCGCTGACCGAGGCCGAGGTGCTCAAGCTGCGCGATGCGCTGGGCGTGGCCCAATTCGGCAGCGCCGAAATGTCGAACAAACACTGA
- a CDS encoding alpha/beta hydrolase, with amino-acid sequence MPSTRFVPTLAAAAFAATAATAAVCAPALAATYGPQLEGFAYPHKLQYYAFTSQGKELQMAYMDVAPTAKANGKTAVLLHGKNFCGATWEQTITALSAAGYRVVAPDQIGFCASTKPEHYQYTFQQLAANTEALLKSIGVKQAAIIGHSTGGMLATRYALMYPEAVSRLVMVNPIGLEDWKALGVPARSVDQWYERELKMTADSVRAYEKSTYYVGRWKPEYERWVDMLAGMNAGPGKKIVAWNSALIYDMIYTQPVVYEFPLLKVPTSLIIGDADTTAIGSDIAPPAVKAKIGKYEVLGKQAVKQIPNGHLVEFKGMGHAPQMEDPAAFHRALLEELNR; translated from the coding sequence ATGCCGTCCACCCGCTTCGTCCCTACCCTGGCCGCCGCCGCTTTTGCCGCCACCGCCGCCACCGCCGCCGTCTGCGCCCCGGCCCTCGCCGCCACCTACGGGCCGCAGCTCGAAGGCTTCGCCTATCCGCACAAGCTGCAGTACTACGCTTTCACTTCGCAAGGCAAAGAGCTGCAAATGGCGTACATGGACGTGGCGCCCACGGCCAAGGCCAACGGCAAGACGGCGGTCCTCTTGCACGGCAAGAACTTCTGCGGCGCGACCTGGGAGCAGACCATCACCGCCCTGAGCGCGGCCGGCTACCGCGTGGTGGCGCCCGACCAGATCGGATTCTGCGCCTCGACCAAGCCGGAACACTATCAATACACCTTCCAGCAGCTGGCCGCCAACACCGAGGCGCTGCTAAAGAGCATCGGCGTCAAACAGGCCGCCATCATCGGCCACTCGACCGGCGGCATGCTGGCCACGCGCTATGCGCTGATGTATCCGGAGGCGGTGTCGCGGCTGGTGATGGTCAATCCGATCGGGCTGGAAGACTGGAAGGCGCTGGGCGTGCCGGCGCGCAGCGTCGACCAGTGGTACGAGCGCGAATTGAAGATGACGGCCGACAGCGTGCGCGCCTACGAGAAATCGACCTACTACGTCGGCCGCTGGAAGCCGGAGTACGAGCGCTGGGTCGATATGCTGGCCGGGATGAACGCGGGACCGGGCAAGAAGATCGTGGCCTGGAACTCGGCGCTGATCTACGACATGATCTACACGCAGCCGGTGGTCTACGAATTTCCGCTGCTGAAGGTGCCGACATCGCTGATCATCGGCGACGCCGACACCACCGCCATCGGCAGCGACATCGCGCCGCCGGCCGTCAAGGCCAAAATCGGCAAGTACGAGGTATTGGGCAAGCAGGCGGTCAAGCAAATCCCGAACGGCCATCTGGTCGAATTCAAGGGCATGGGCCACGCGCCGCAAATGGAAGATCCGGCCGCGTTCCACCGCGCCCTGCTCGAAGAGTTGAACCGTTAA
- a CDS encoding M28 family peptidase, translated as MRLTVLALAAGIAFQAQAQTQPPVIAEAPLRAHLSFLADDLFEGRGTGQRGGDLTVRYLETQAAIIGLKPLAGGGYRQSVKIEGTKLLPGSLVRFDAGGKTIAPKTGTEIVFGTMSGKQDVTVDAPLVFVGYGASAPEENWDDYKGVDMKGKILVMMVNDPQPTAEEPNRFAGKAYTYYGRWLYKFEEAVRRGAAGALLIHTTPSASYPWSVPANGFSHERFHLAGKGNPVEGWLQEDTARALFAAAGFDLDDLRAKAERRDFTPVDLKIKVHAEVRSAVRQIEQFNVAGIVPGTDAKLKEQAVIYSAHWDHMGMDEGVRRDDKTDHTYNGAIDNASGTAALLVMAAEAVKHPAKRTQIFLWPAAEEQGLLGSAAYVQNPAWPLDKTTADLNLDSMNFVGKTSDIGVAGAERSSLYDAAGAVAKKMGLTLAPAIPDLSGAFFRADHFNFAKAGVPAFNVGSAVFSGDGHFTFVKDLEPSRAKLVAFKKDYHQVTDEYRPEWDLSGMVQQAQFTLNLGYAVANAPAMQTWKAGDAFGKVKR; from the coding sequence ATGCGTCTTACAGTGTTAGCGCTAGCCGCCGGTATCGCCTTTCAGGCCCAAGCCCAAACCCAACCGCCCGTCATCGCCGAGGCGCCGCTGCGCGCCCACCTGTCCTTCCTGGCCGACGACCTGTTCGAAGGGCGCGGCACCGGCCAGCGCGGCGGCGACCTGACGGTGCGCTATCTGGAGACGCAGGCCGCCATCATAGGCCTCAAACCGCTGGCCGGCGGCGGCTACCGGCAGTCCGTCAAGATCGAGGGCACCAAGCTGCTGCCCGGGAGCCTGGTGCGCTTCGACGCCGGCGGCAAGACCATCGCCCCCAAGACCGGCACCGAGATCGTCTTCGGCACCATGAGCGGCAAACAGGACGTCACCGTCGACGCGCCGCTGGTGTTCGTCGGCTACGGCGCCAGCGCGCCGGAAGAGAACTGGGACGACTACAAGGGCGTCGACATGAAGGGCAAGATCCTCGTCATGATGGTCAACGACCCGCAGCCGACGGCCGAGGAGCCCAACCGCTTCGCCGGCAAGGCCTACACCTACTACGGCCGCTGGCTGTACAAGTTCGAAGAGGCGGTGCGGCGCGGCGCGGCCGGCGCGCTGCTGATCCACACCACGCCGTCGGCTTCCTACCCATGGAGCGTGCCGGCCAACGGCTTTAGCCACGAGCGCTTCCACCTGGCCGGCAAGGGCAACCCGGTCGAAGGCTGGCTGCAGGAGGACACCGCGCGCGCGCTGTTCGCCGCCGCCGGCTTCGATCTGGACGACCTGCGCGCCAAGGCCGAACGGCGCGACTTCACGCCGGTCGACCTGAAAATCAAGGTCCACGCCGAGGTGCGCAGCGCCGTGCGCCAGATCGAACAGTTCAACGTGGCCGGCATCGTGCCCGGCACCGACGCCAAACTGAAGGAACAGGCGGTGATCTACTCGGCCCACTGGGACCACATGGGCATGGACGAGGGCGTGCGCCGCGACGACAAGACCGACCACACCTACAACGGCGCCATCGACAACGCGTCCGGCACCGCCGCGCTGCTGGTGATGGCCGCCGAGGCGGTCAAGCATCCGGCCAAGCGCACGCAGATCTTCCTGTGGCCGGCTGCCGAGGAGCAGGGCCTGCTGGGCAGCGCCGCCTACGTGCAAAACCCGGCCTGGCCGCTCGACAAGACCACCGCCGACCTCAACCTCGACAGCATGAATTTCGTCGGCAAGACCAGCGACATCGGCGTCGCCGGCGCCGAACGCAGCAGCCTGTACGATGCTGCCGGCGCCGTCGCCAAAAAGATGGGCCTGACCCTGGCGCCGGCCATCCCCGACCTGTCGGGCGCCTTCTTCCGCGCCGACCATTTCAATTTCGCCAAGGCCGGCGTGCCGGCCTTCAACGTCGGCTCGGCGGTGTTCTCCGGCGACGGCCACTTCACCTTCGTCAAGGACCTCGAGCCGTCGCGCGCCAAACTGGTCGCTTTCAAGAAGGACTACCACCAGGTCACCGACGAGTACCGCCCAGAGTGGGATTTGTCGGGCATGGTGCAGCAGGCGCAATTCACGCTCAACCTGGGCTACGCGGTGGCCAACGCCCCGGCCATGCAGACCTGGAAGGCCGGCGACGCGTTCGGCAAGGTCAAGCGTTAA